A single Deinococcus betulae DNA region contains:
- the aat gene encoding leucyl/phenylalanyl-tRNA--protein transferase: MLAASFFLRHPDPLTREVARAYAGGAFLMDNGDGLQFYTVPERALVPLTEAEGLHVPRRLRRDLKHFELRLNTAFPEVLAGCRGELPGSPPRDGQWISDDLAAIYLQLRDTGLAHSFEAWRGPELAGGVLGLALGGVFFAESKFHRVTNGSKAALIGLAGHLHARGFALLDAQIQNPHLATLGVREVTGPVYRAQLKAALALNVGLEG, encoded by the coding sequence GTGCTTGCCGCCTCCTTTTTCCTGCGTCATCCCGACCCCCTGACCCGCGAGGTGGCGCGCGCCTATGCAGGCGGCGCTTTTCTGATGGACAACGGCGACGGCCTTCAGTTTTACACCGTGCCGGAGCGCGCCCTGGTGCCGCTGACCGAAGCGGAGGGCCTGCACGTTCCCCGCCGCCTGCGCCGCGACCTGAAACACTTTGAGCTGCGGCTGAATACGGCCTTTCCCGAGGTGCTGGCCGGCTGCCGGGGCGAATTGCCGGGCAGCCCACCGCGTGACGGCCAGTGGATCAGTGACGATCTGGCGGCCATCTATCTGCAACTGCGCGACACAGGGCTGGCCCACTCCTTTGAGGCGTGGCGCGGCCCTGAGCTGGCCGGCGGAGTGCTGGGGCTGGCGCTGGGTGGCGTCTTTTTTGCCGAAAGCAAGTTTCACCGTGTCACCAACGGGAGCAAGGCGGCTCTGATTGGCTTGGCGGGGCATTTGCACGCGCGCGGTTTTGCGCTGCTGGACGCCCAGATTCAGAATCCGCACCTGGCCACGCTGGGCGTGCGGGAGGTGACTGGGCCGGTCTACCGCGCCCAGTTGAAAGCGGCGCTGGCGCTGAACGTAGGCCTGGAAGGCTAG
- a CDS encoding aminotransferase class V-fold PLP-dependent enzyme, producing the protein MTPPYAAHTPLNRERLIAPGPVEVAPEVLAQLAQPQMHHRAQAGIDKLMEARAGLSQLLGDPYDAVITTSSGTGAFEGALVSTTPPGARVVNAQAGKFSERWGEMASRFGYRTELVARPWGDVLDPDEVASAARDAHTLLVTHSETSTGALHDLEAIARAAKAQNPDLIIIADCITSYGVAELRPAAWGVDVVVSGSQKGTATPPGLGFVLFSPEVETRMIQNPERGFYLDMTRELAGQKAGNTPQTPAINLIYALSAALDRLLRVPLEVLWAEQRRKTDALIAAGTALGAPAWAARTSPAVAVLTPPAPLTGRQVAGQLARMGQRALPGQAPHEDTVFRVSTMGYADRYDALGIAGILEDCFAALGASFDRGAAVQAAWQALAD; encoded by the coding sequence ATGACACCCCCCTACGCGGCCCACACACCTTTGAACCGAGAGCGCCTGATTGCCCCCGGCCCGGTGGAGGTCGCGCCCGAAGTGCTGGCGCAACTGGCCCAGCCGCAGATGCACCACCGCGCCCAGGCCGGCATTGACAAGCTGATGGAGGCCCGCGCCGGATTGTCGCAGCTGCTGGGCGATCCCTACGACGCCGTAATCACCACCAGCAGCGGCACCGGGGCCTTTGAGGGCGCCCTGGTCAGCACCACGCCCCCCGGCGCCCGGGTGGTCAATGCCCAGGCCGGCAAATTCAGCGAGCGCTGGGGCGAGATGGCCAGCCGCTTTGGCTACCGCACCGAACTGGTGGCGCGGCCCTGGGGGGACGTGCTGGACCCGGATGAGGTCGCCAGCGCCGCACGGGACGCCCACACCTTACTTGTGACCCACAGCGAGACCAGTACAGGCGCCCTGCACGACCTGGAAGCTATTGCCCGCGCGGCCAAGGCCCAGAATCCAGACCTCATCATCATTGCCGACTGCATCACGTCCTACGGGGTGGCCGAGTTGCGCCCGGCCGCGTGGGGCGTGGACGTGGTGGTCTCGGGCAGTCAGAAGGGCACGGCCACCCCGCCGGGCCTGGGCTTCGTGCTCTTCAGTCCCGAGGTGGAGACCCGCATGATTCAGAACCCAGAACGCGGGTTTTACCTGGACATGACCCGTGAACTGGCGGGCCAGAAGGCCGGCAACACGCCGCAGACCCCGGCCATCAACCTGATCTACGCGCTGTCGGCGGCCCTGGACCGCCTGCTGCGCGTGCCCCTGGAGGTGCTCTGGGCCGAGCAGCGCCGCAAGACCGACGCCCTGATTGCGGCGGGCACCGCCCTGGGTGCCCCTGCCTGGGCCGCGCGCACCAGCCCGGCTGTGGCGGTGCTGACCCCACCCGCGCCGCTGACTGGCCGGCAGGTGGCGGGGCAACTGGCCCGCATGGGTCAGCGCGCCTTGCCGGGCCAGGCGCCCCACGAAGACACCGTGTTCCGGGTGAGCACGATGGGCTACGCCGACCGTTACGACGCCCTGGGGATCGCCGGAATTCTGGAGGACTGCTTTGCGGCGCTGGGCGCATCCTTTGATCGGGGCGCTGCCGTGCAGGCCGCCTGGCAGGCGCTGGCCGACTGA
- a CDS encoding PAS domain-containing sensor histidine kinase has protein sequence MPLEEQRTLARLAGLVQGVVWQADPQTRNATFVSERLTAMTGFTPQQWLTTPGFWEAHLHPEDRVQVMQAHARSMHSGEALSLEYRFFAADGRVLWLRDLMTPVMEGGQLVALGGVMLDVTAEREQQGALRAARDRFEQVFQTSPVGLALIDTASGQVQQANPAFWAVVGGPLADLYGAGPHGQPLWTESQDQEALRAALTGGQAAHDLPARWQRQAGPESPAEVRDVRLSAEPLDAQAGTSLLTVEDVTERLKAETQLKASERRFRALVQHSHDLLTVVRPDGELIYASPAMSEVLGHDGEAVRGEQVLDHMHPDEHDAIRAEFAKAVFGGPGATARLTSRFRRRDGQYRYLEWVATNQLDDPHIRGMVMNSRDVTERVESEQALQDSQKTFAALFEASPDAILLVDFAGDMPIVQCNEVAARMRGYTREELTGQSTYLSLPGGAALLADHAANESFRQRVRETGRLYFDAEHLRKDGSIYPVEINLALVTLGGREMLLSVERDISARRDAEAALQSSQTRLLASEKLAGLGRLTAGLAHEINTPLAATMNELHEATRLTQEYQDSAGHPEVTPDDHREIARELGAALDAAGRNLTRIGDFIRKIRSHTRDAATGRHNFDAVRSVDDTLAMLAHEARAAQIQLHFERPREAVTLHGEPGRLTQIVTNLVVNGIHATPPGGTVTVRFGEQEGARTLQVEDTGSGIPTDVLPRIFEPMFTTKEVGKGTGLGLSIIHDIVTGHFGGEIGVQTHAGQGTTFTVSFPNKGPEAPADISPPVEATP, from the coding sequence ATGCCTCTAGAGGAGCAGCGGACTCTGGCTCGCCTGGCCGGGCTGGTGCAGGGGGTCGTGTGGCAGGCTGACCCCCAGACCCGCAACGCCACCTTTGTCTCAGAGCGGCTGACGGCCATGACGGGCTTTACGCCGCAGCAGTGGCTGACCACGCCGGGTTTCTGGGAGGCCCACCTGCACCCCGAGGACCGGGTGCAGGTGATGCAGGCCCACGCACGGAGCATGCACAGTGGCGAGGCCCTGTCGCTGGAATACCGCTTCTTTGCCGCCGATGGCCGCGTGCTGTGGCTGCGCGACCTGATGACGCCCGTGATGGAAGGTGGGCAACTGGTCGCGCTGGGCGGCGTCATGCTGGACGTGACGGCCGAGCGCGAGCAGCAGGGCGCCCTGCGCGCCGCCCGTGACCGCTTTGAGCAGGTCTTCCAGACCAGCCCGGTGGGCCTGGCGCTGATTGACACGGCGTCGGGGCAGGTGCAGCAGGCCAACCCGGCCTTCTGGGCGGTGGTGGGCGGGCCGCTGGCGGACCTCTACGGCGCCGGGCCGCACGGCCAGCCGCTGTGGACCGAGTCACAGGATCAGGAGGCCCTGCGCGCCGCGCTGACGGGTGGCCAGGCCGCCCACGACCTGCCCGCGCGCTGGCAGCGCCAGGCTGGCCCAGAGTCACCGGCCGAGGTGCGCGACGTGCGGCTGTCGGCCGAGCCGCTGGACGCCCAGGCCGGCACCAGCCTGCTGACGGTGGAAGACGTGACCGAGCGTCTGAAAGCCGAGACCCAGCTGAAAGCCAGCGAGCGGCGGTTCCGGGCCCTCGTTCAGCACAGTCACGACCTGCTGACGGTGGTGCGTCCAGATGGAGAGCTGATCTACGCCAGCCCAGCCATGAGCGAGGTGCTGGGCCACGACGGCGAGGCGGTGCGCGGCGAGCAGGTGCTGGACCATATGCACCCCGACGAACACGACGCCATTCGCGCCGAGTTTGCCAAGGCGGTCTTCGGCGGCCCCGGCGCGACCGCCCGCCTGACCAGCCGCTTTCGGCGCCGGGACGGGCAGTACCGTTACCTGGAATGGGTGGCGACCAACCAGCTGGACGACCCGCACATTCGCGGCATGGTCATGAACTCGCGCGACGTGACCGAGCGGGTCGAGTCGGAGCAGGCGCTGCAAGACAGCCAGAAGACCTTCGCGGCGCTGTTCGAAGCCTCGCCCGACGCCATCTTGCTGGTGGACTTCGCCGGGGACATGCCGATTGTGCAGTGCAATGAGGTTGCGGCCCGGATGCGGGGTTACACGCGGGAGGAACTGACGGGCCAGAGCACCTACCTCTCGCTGCCCGGCGGCGCAGCGCTGCTGGCCGACCACGCCGCCAACGAAAGCTTCCGGCAGCGCGTCCGTGAAACCGGGCGGCTGTACTTTGACGCCGAACATCTGCGCAAGGACGGCAGCATCTACCCTGTCGAGATCAATCTGGCGCTGGTGACCCTAGGTGGGCGCGAGATGCTCCTGAGCGTGGAACGCGACATCTCGGCGCGGCGGGACGCCGAAGCGGCGCTGCAATCCAGTCAGACGCGGCTGCTGGCCAGCGAGAAGCTGGCGGGCCTGGGCCGCCTGACCGCCGGGCTGGCCCATGAAATCAACACGCCGCTGGCCGCCACCATGAACGAACTGCACGAGGCCACGCGCCTGACCCAGGAATATCAGGACTCGGCAGGCCACCCCGAGGTGACGCCAGACGACCACCGCGAGATCGCCCGCGAACTGGGCGCGGCGCTGGACGCGGCGGGGCGCAACCTCACACGCATCGGGGACTTTATCCGCAAAATCCGCTCTCATACCCGCGACGCCGCCACCGGGCGTCACAACTTCGACGCGGTGCGCAGCGTGGACGACACCCTGGCCATGCTGGCCCACGAGGCGCGCGCTGCCCAGATTCAGCTGCATTTCGAGCGGCCCAGGGAAGCCGTCACCCTGCACGGCGAACCTGGCCGCCTGACCCAGATTGTGACCAACCTGGTCGTCAACGGCATTCACGCCACGCCTCCCGGCGGCACCGTGACCGTACGCTTTGGCGAGCAGGAGGGTGCACGCACCTTGCAGGTTGAGGACACAGGCAGCGGCATTCCCACAGACGTGCTGCCGCGCATTTTCGAGCCGATGTTCACCACTAAAGAGGTCGGCAAGGGCACGGGCCTGGGCCTGTCTATCATTCACGACATCGTGACTGGCCACTTTGGCGGCGAGATCGGTGTGCAGACCCACGCCGGGCAGGGCACGACCTTTACCGTCAGTTTTCCCAACAAGGGACCAGAAGCGCCCGCCGATATTAGCCCCCCAGTCGAAGCCACGCCCTGA
- a CDS encoding WD40 repeat domain-containing protein — translation MLRCLILAALLTSSALAGLSQPEDRLAASLGLPAGSYEAALRVESLGLNLWPGSLRLKDPALLGSEQQALTFDEGPAFYGLHCQDAEVYHAPAVFSDFAALRAALFDLPGVVGLGDDGRGFLFRRAATFGWLQWGSGALRLNVCQTEPAADSAATFAPLLSVHQGAEAAAPVASATGLLAWCSADQGAWQRQLALGSLGEPAVSPDGRLLAVSGFDPRPVIFVLSTSSGETLHRLSRPNGTSSLSFAGDSQSLLAQDFAGTYTLLDTASGQVRREWSQPGWGGFALIGGGASRFIQTGSRHQPLRVIDAATGKITRTLNSMAVSADTLTPDGLWAVTLEESGKLSAYRAQDASAAIARKADHTGTVDQPLDLKNSPAALLPGRHPDSVLILVQTPRLRRVQVLEWQVGTAVAASVLTLNPGEQLTMNRATGTLTALPTCLP, via the coding sequence GTGTTGCGCTGCCTCATCCTCGCCGCTCTGCTGACCAGTTCCGCCTTGGCTGGGCTCTCCCAGCCCGAAGACCGCCTGGCCGCCAGCCTGGGGTTGCCTGCAGGCAGCTATGAAGCGGCGCTGCGGGTCGAGTCGCTGGGCCTGAACCTCTGGCCGGGCAGCCTGCGCCTGAAAGACCCCGCGCTGCTGGGCAGCGAGCAGCAGGCGCTGACCTTTGATGAAGGGCCCGCCTTTTACGGCCTGCACTGCCAGGACGCCGAGGTGTACCACGCGCCCGCCGTGTTTTCTGATTTCGCGGCCCTGCGCGCCGCCCTCTTTGACCTGCCGGGCGTGGTGGGCCTGGGAGATGACGGCCGGGGCTTTCTTTTTCGCCGCGCCGCCACCTTTGGCTGGTTGCAGTGGGGCTCTGGGGCGCTGCGCCTGAATGTGTGTCAGACCGAGCCAGCAGCGGACTCGGCCGCCACCTTTGCCCCGCTGCTGAGCGTTCATCAGGGGGCAGAGGCCGCCGCGCCAGTGGCCAGCGCCACTGGCCTGCTGGCCTGGTGCAGCGCCGACCAGGGCGCCTGGCAGCGGCAGCTGGCCCTCGGGTCGCTGGGCGAGCCTGCCGTCAGCCCGGACGGCCGCCTGCTGGCCGTCAGCGGCTTTGATCCCCGGCCAGTCATCTTTGTGCTGAGCACCAGCAGTGGCGAGACCCTGCACCGCCTGTCCCGGCCCAACGGCACCTCATCGCTCAGCTTCGCCGGCGACAGCCAGAGCCTGCTGGCCCAGGACTTCGCCGGCACCTACACCCTGCTGGACACTGCCTCGGGGCAGGTGCGGCGCGAATGGAGTCAGCCGGGCTGGGGCGGCTTCGCGCTGATCGGCGGCGGGGCGAGCCGCTTTATTCAGACCGGCTCGCGCCATCAACCGCTGCGGGTGATTGACGCGGCCACCGGCAAGATCACGCGCACCCTCAATAGCATGGCGGTCAGCGCCGACACCCTGACCCCCGACGGCCTCTGGGCCGTCACCCTGGAAGAGTCCGGGAAGCTCAGCGCTTACCGCGCGCAGGACGCCAGCGCCGCCATTGCCAGAAAGGCCGACCACACCGGGACCGTTGATCAGCCCCTGGACCTCAAGAACAGCCCGGCCGCCCTGCTGCCTGGCCGGCACCCCGACAGCGTGCTGATTCTGGTCCAGACCCCCAGGCTGCGCAGGGTTCAGGTGCTGGAATGGCAGGTGGGGACAGCGGTGGCCGCCTCAGTCCTGACCCTGAACCCCGGCGAGCAGCTGACCATGAACCGGGCCACCGGGACCCTGACTGCGCTGCCCACCTGTTTACCCTGA
- the serA gene encoding phosphoglycerate dehydrogenase gives MTAAAPVQAQEGRASPLRVLICDEMNPGELQHEGFEIDYAGNMPREETLRRLPSYDALITRSRTRVDRELIDAAGPRLRVIGRGGVGVDNIDLDYASLRGLLILNAPESNNVSAAELAVMHLMAAARGLTRSDRKTRAGEWDRKYLGLELKDRTLGIVGLGRIGSIVADRAQGLRMNVVAYDPYVPDSKFERLGIARAATLDELLAQVDALTVHTPLTEETRGMIGAAQLARLRPGAIAVNAARGGIIEEAALVEALKSGQLFAAGVDVFEEEPPAPDHPFLSAPNLGITAHLGANTAEAQERVGAEIVSRVLAALQGDVSKGAVNAPALDAKTLEALGGYLQLGEKLGRILAQLLPGAHDLEVTFRGEFPADPAPVVTSVLVGYLSGRTDETPNMINARALAKERGLNLAVREETDSPDYQTEVVVKVRSGGGQEKERTRTVGGTVFGRSPRLTRLRDFRVELEPEGYILIASNQDKPGAVAQLSALLGGWGVNIAGMALGRAQKGGQALFTLTLDDSLSAEQLAQVRALAVIDSAYLVRA, from the coding sequence ATGACCGCCGCTGCTCCTGTCCAGGCCCAAGAGGGCCGCGCTTCGCCCCTGCGCGTCCTCATTTGCGACGAGATGAACCCCGGCGAGCTGCAGCACGAGGGCTTTGAGATTGACTACGCCGGCAACATGCCCCGCGAGGAGACCCTGCGCCGTCTCCCCAGTTACGACGCCCTGATTACCCGCAGCCGCACCCGCGTGGACCGCGAACTGATTGACGCGGCTGGCCCCCGCCTGCGCGTGATTGGGCGCGGCGGGGTGGGCGTGGACAACATTGACCTGGACTACGCCAGCCTCAGGGGCCTGCTGATTCTGAATGCGCCGGAGAGCAACAACGTCTCGGCGGCCGAGCTGGCGGTCATGCACCTGATGGCCGCCGCGCGCGGCCTGACCCGCAGCGACCGCAAGACGCGGGCCGGCGAGTGGGACCGCAAGTACCTGGGCCTGGAACTGAAAGACAGAACGCTGGGCATCGTGGGTCTGGGGCGCATCGGCTCGATTGTGGCCGACCGCGCCCAGGGCCTGCGGATGAACGTGGTGGCCTACGACCCCTACGTGCCCGACAGCAAGTTCGAGCGCCTGGGGATTGCGCGCGCCGCCACACTGGACGAGCTGCTGGCGCAGGTGGACGCCCTGACCGTCCATACCCCCCTGACCGAGGAAACGCGCGGCATGATTGGCGCCGCCCAACTGGCGCGCCTGCGGCCCGGCGCCATTGCCGTGAACGCGGCGCGCGGCGGCATCATCGAGGAAGCGGCGCTGGTGGAGGCCCTGAAGTCAGGCCAGCTGTTCGCCGCTGGTGTGGACGTCTTCGAGGAAGAGCCCCCAGCCCCGGACCACCCCTTCCTGAGCGCGCCCAACCTGGGCATCACGGCCCACCTGGGGGCCAACACCGCTGAGGCCCAGGAGCGGGTGGGCGCCGAGATTGTCTCGCGGGTGCTGGCCGCCCTTCAGGGAGACGTGAGTAAGGGTGCCGTCAATGCGCCGGCCCTGGACGCCAAGACGCTGGAAGCCCTGGGCGGTTACCTGCAACTAGGGGAGAAGTTGGGACGGATTCTGGCCCAGCTCCTGCCCGGCGCGCATGACCTGGAAGTGACGTTCCGGGGCGAGTTCCCCGCTGACCCCGCCCCCGTGGTGACCAGTGTGCTGGTGGGCTACCTGTCGGGGCGCACCGACGAGACCCCCAATATGATTAACGCCCGCGCCCTGGCCAAGGAGCGCGGCCTGAATCTGGCGGTCCGGGAAGAGACAGACAGCCCCGACTACCAGACCGAGGTGGTGGTCAAGGTCAGAAGTGGCGGCGGCCAGGAAAAGGAGCGCACCCGCACGGTGGGCGGCACCGTGTTTGGCCGCAGCCCCCGCCTGACCCGCCTGCGCGACTTCCGGGTGGAACTGGAGCCCGAAGGCTACATTCTGATTGCCAGCAACCAGGACAAGCCCGGCGCGGTGGCCCAGCTCTCGGCGCTGCTGGGCGGCTGGGGCGTCAACATCGCCGGAATGGCCCTGGGCCGCGCCCAGAAGGGCGGTCAGGCCCTGTTTACCCTGACCCTGGACGACAGCCTGAGCGCTGAGCAACTGGCCCAGGTGCGGGCGCTGGCGGTGATTGACAGCGCGTATCTGGTGCGGGCCTAG
- a CDS encoding FAD-dependent oxidoreductase: MRIVIVGGVAAGMSAASRARRFDPQAEVVVFDRGREVSYGACGLPYVIGGQVAHFDKLIARTPEQLRGRGIAVRTGHEVTGIDASAATVTVADRASGRSVTEPYDRLLIATGVSPIRPDWASTPLGGVHVLRDIPDGQALEASLKGAKRACVVGGGYIGLELAEALRCRGLSVVLLERDPEVAGRMLDTGLQRQVRAELERNGVDVRCGVTVQGLTGQGRVSGVQTDRGLVRADVVVVAVGVKPNVALAKAAGARLGKTGAVAVNLKQETGVPGVYAAGDNAEALHRVTRRRVHIPLGLTANRMGRVAGVNMAGGDARFPGVVGTGIFKTFGLGVARTGLTQAQAEDLGLKATSVDVTSTDYAGYYSGAKPIHVRLTGEQGTGRLLGAQLIGQNHESVKRVDVVSTLLHSRGTAQQLFDADLAYAPPFSSVWDVLLVAADRLHRVL; encoded by the coding sequence ATGCGAATCGTGATTGTGGGGGGCGTGGCCGCCGGCATGAGCGCCGCCAGCCGGGCCCGCCGCTTTGACCCACAGGCCGAGGTGGTGGTCTTTGACCGGGGCCGCGAAGTGAGCTACGGCGCCTGCGGCCTGCCCTACGTGATTGGCGGCCAGGTGGCGCACTTTGACAAGCTGATCGCCCGCACCCCCGAGCAGCTGCGGGGCCGGGGCATTGCGGTGCGCACCGGGCACGAGGTGACAGGGATAGACGCCAGCGCCGCCACGGTGACCGTGGCCGACCGCGCCTCGGGGCGCAGTGTCACCGAGCCCTACGACCGCCTGCTGATTGCCACCGGGGTCTCCCCCATTCGCCCGGACTGGGCCAGCACGCCCCTGGGCGGCGTGCATGTGCTGCGGGACATTCCTGACGGGCAGGCGCTGGAGGCCAGCCTGAAAGGCGCCAAACGGGCCTGCGTGGTGGGCGGCGGCTACATCGGCCTGGAACTGGCCGAGGCCCTGCGCTGCCGTGGACTCAGCGTGGTGCTGCTGGAACGCGACCCGGAGGTGGCGGGGCGCATGCTGGACACCGGGCTGCAGCGGCAGGTGCGCGCCGAACTGGAACGGAACGGCGTGGACGTGCGCTGCGGCGTGACCGTCCAGGGTCTGACGGGCCAGGGGCGCGTCAGCGGCGTGCAAACCGACCGCGGCCTGGTGCGCGCCGACGTGGTGGTGGTGGCGGTGGGGGTCAAACCCAATGTGGCCCTGGCCAAGGCCGCCGGAGCGCGGCTGGGCAAGACCGGCGCCGTCGCAGTCAATCTGAAGCAGGAAACCGGCGTGCCCGGTGTCTACGCGGCCGGCGACAACGCCGAGGCGCTGCACCGGGTCACGCGGCGGCGGGTGCACATCCCGCTGGGCCTGACCGCCAACCGCATGGGGCGCGTGGCCGGGGTCAACATGGCGGGCGGCGACGCCCGGTTTCCGGGGGTGGTGGGCACCGGGATCTTCAAAACCTTTGGGCTGGGCGTGGCCCGCACCGGCCTCACCCAGGCGCAGGCCGAGGACCTGGGCCTGAAGGCGACCAGCGTGGACGTGACCAGCACCGACTACGCGGGCTACTACTCGGGGGCCAAACCCATTCATGTGCGCCTGACGGGGGAACAGGGAACGGGCCGCCTGTTGGGCGCCCAGCTGATCGGCCAGAACCACGAGAGCGTGAAGCGGGTGGATGTGGTCTCGACCCTGCTGCATTCACGCGGCACCGCGCAGCAGCTCTTTGACGCCGACCTGGCGTATGCCCCGCCGTTTAGCAGCGTCTGGGACGTGCTGCTGGTGGCGGCCGACCGGCTGCATAGGGTGCTGTAG
- a CDS encoding GGDEF domain-containing response regulator, with amino-acid sequence MARLSRAQASTGHTVLVVDDDAELRATVERLLRSCGHEVLSAESGEEALRLVAQHDIHLMLLDYFMAGMTGEDVVRELRARGYGLQVVLQTGYASERPPRDMLRDLDIQGYHDKSEGPDKLLVWVDAALKAHRHMRAITASRDGLNHILQAAPQLHRLQSLDDLLRGILLQLQGILGFSGACVAVLPDGRDPALSAAPAQTFEVRVATGRFEGRQWPDLTDFERAAVAEAARRGKPSRTPLTALPLQAGDRNVGVVLVDLEPPAAAAADLTLLEVFAAQAAVAIQNVQLFELATTDDLTGLMNRRAWAGRLDEALRLGARHAHPTSILLIDVDHFKRVNDTYGHLAGDALLRLLGAALREQVRATDLAGRYGGEELAVLLPHTGPEGARILAERLREHIAALRLPWDGQEVRVTASIGVATDPGGPGSLSAPRLLSQTDEALYAAKGAGRNRVQVAPAHALAAQG; translated from the coding sequence GTGGCCCGCCTGAGCCGCGCGCAGGCCAGCACGGGCCACACGGTGCTGGTGGTTGACGACGACGCCGAGCTGCGCGCCACCGTCGAGCGCCTGCTGCGCAGCTGCGGCCACGAGGTCCTGAGCGCCGAGAGCGGCGAGGAGGCCCTGCGGCTGGTCGCGCAGCACGACATTCACCTGATGCTGCTGGATTACTTCATGGCCGGCATGACGGGTGAGGACGTGGTGCGCGAGTTGCGGGCGCGCGGATACGGCCTTCAGGTGGTGCTGCAAACCGGCTACGCTTCAGAGCGCCCCCCCCGCGATATGCTGCGCGACCTTGATATTCAGGGCTACCACGACAAATCCGAAGGCCCCGACAAGCTGCTGGTGTGGGTGGACGCCGCCCTGAAAGCGCACCGCCACATGCGGGCCATCACGGCGTCGCGCGACGGCCTGAACCACATTCTCCAGGCGGCGCCGCAGCTGCACCGCCTGCAGTCTCTGGACGACCTGCTGCGCGGGATTCTGCTGCAGTTGCAGGGCATTCTGGGCTTCTCTGGGGCCTGCGTGGCGGTGCTGCCGGATGGCCGCGACCCCGCCCTGAGCGCGGCCCCAGCCCAGACCTTTGAGGTGCGGGTGGCCACCGGCCGCTTCGAGGGCCGCCAGTGGCCCGACCTGACCGACTTTGAGCGCGCCGCCGTGGCCGAGGCCGCCCGCCGTGGCAAACCCAGCCGCACGCCGCTGACGGCCCTGCCGCTACAAGCGGGTGACCGCAACGTGGGCGTGGTGCTGGTGGACCTGGAACCGCCAGCGGCAGCGGCCGCCGACCTGACCCTGTTAGAAGTCTTTGCCGCGCAGGCAGCGGTGGCCATTCAGAACGTGCAGCTGTTTGAACTGGCGACCACCGACGACCTGACCGGCCTGATGAACCGCCGCGCCTGGGCCGGGCGCCTAGACGAGGCGCTGCGGCTGGGCGCGCGCCACGCGCACCCGACCAGCATCCTGCTGATCGACGTGGACCATTTCAAGCGTGTGAACGACACCTACGGCCACCTGGCCGGCGACGCGCTGCTGCGGCTGCTGGGCGCGGCGCTGCGCGAGCAGGTGCGCGCCACCGACCTGGCCGGACGGTACGGCGGCGAGGAACTGGCAGTACTCCTGCCGCACACCGGCCCCGAGGGCGCGCGGATTCTGGCCGAGCGCCTGCGCGAACACATCGCGGCGCTGCGCCTGCCCTGGGACGGCCAGGAGGTGCGGGTCACGGCCAGCATTGGCGTGGCGACCGACCCCGGCGGCCCAGGTTCATTGAGCGCGCCCCGGCTGCTCAGCCAGACCGATGAGGCGCTGTACGCCGCCAAGGGCGCGGGCCGTAACCGGGTGCAGGTCGCGCCCGCACACGCCCTGGCCGCCCAGGGGTAG
- a CDS encoding CAP domain-containing protein: MTLPSAWCRWLAALPLLLGGVGAQTALLASDQPVTEAGQFAGLVEADFLGCGQATQRDGTLDRVAGQVLRGFVLKTELQQAGYPAKRFSSFVLPKLGKAGAVAGALSGQCAHRAGFTRYGVSVQGGRAALVYVQPAQLDSAQAGTWLTPFLALTNEARRQGQRCGDTLFAPARPLVWNSALAQAAQTQVDDMIRLNFRGHINPVTGSEPPERALASGYQGTQVGENAAYNALTPEEALRTLLDSPGHCRVLMNPEWVSFGAGLGNGTPDTTFSTYWVQTFGR, encoded by the coding sequence ATGACACTGCCCTCTGCCTGGTGCCGCTGGCTGGCCGCCCTGCCCCTGCTGCTGGGGGGTGTGGGCGCGCAAACCGCCCTGCTGGCCTCGGACCAACCGGTGACCGAGGCGGGCCAGTTTGCTGGGCTGGTCGAGGCCGATTTTCTAGGCTGTGGTCAGGCGACGCAGCGCGACGGCACGCTGGACCGGGTGGCGGGCCAGGTGCTGCGCGGCTTTGTCCTGAAGACCGAACTGCAGCAGGCGGGCTACCCCGCCAAGCGCTTTAGCTCCTTTGTCCTGCCCAAACTGGGCAAAGCGGGCGCCGTGGCTGGGGCGCTGTCCGGGCAGTGTGCCCACCGGGCCGGCTTTACCCGCTACGGGGTCTCGGTGCAGGGGGGGCGCGCGGCGCTGGTGTATGTGCAGCCCGCGCAGCTGGACAGCGCGCAGGCGGGAACATGGCTGACCCCCTTTCTGGCCCTGACCAACGAGGCGCGGCGCCAGGGCCAGCGCTGCGGCGACACCCTGTTTGCCCCGGCGCGGCCCCTGGTCTGGAACAGCGCCCTGGCGCAGGCCGCGCAGACCCAGGTGGACGATATGATTCGCCTGAACTTTCGCGGGCACATCAATCCCGTCACCGGCAGCGAGCCGCCAGAGCGCGCTCTGGCCAGCGGCTATCAGGGGACCCAGGTGGGCGAGAACGCCGCCTACAACGCGCTGACCCCCGAAGAGGCGCTGCGCACCCTGCTCGACAGCCCCGGCCACTGCCGGGTGCTGATGAACCCCGAATGGGTCAGCTTTGGGGCCGGGCTGGGCAACGGCACGCCGGACACCACCTTCAGCACCTACTGGGTGCAGACGTTTGGGCGGTAG